Part of the Debaryomyces hansenii CBS767 chromosome C complete sequence genome is shown below.
TGAAATCCCAACTCCACAAAGAACTTTGCACCAACGTTTCTTAACTATCTCTGAATCTGAGCCTTTCGGTCCGGTCGATGCTGCGAAATTGTTCGACTTGGAACCTGCCCAAGAAACCTTGAACAAATTGACAGAATTCACCTCCGACGAGGATTCTACCAAGATCAAGCTTAACAAGGTAGTCGTCGGTTCTGAGAAGGAAGGGGACAAGAatgtcttcaaattcaCTCAATCGAAATCTGGTGATGTCGGTTTCCGTTACGGTGCCTCTAGAAGAGACAGGAAGAAGGATAGAGCCATCGGTTTCGATGGTGAGGGTAAAATGATCTACACATAAACTAATAATTAGtcatatatattgtatatagTCAATCCACTTGTATGTATAGTTTTCCATATTGTAGCTATATGTCTGGATTTTTCGGTACATACACGCTTTCACCACTCGAAACGACACGTCtgaatttttctaaataGACGCTTTCGATTCAGTGAACAACTAAAGCAATTCCTGGAATAGTTAGTTATACTACATTAACTGGTTAAGTAACAATGCAATTCGCAATAATAGCAGCTTTCTTCGCTACCATTCAGTTAATTGCTGGATCAGCTTTGACGTTTACTTTAGGAGCACAAGAAAAAGCGTGTTTCTATGTGTTCACTGAAAAGCCTAGAACCCCAATTAGTTATTACTTTGCCGTGCAAAGTGGCGGATCATTCGACGTCGACTACACTATCAAGAACCCAAGAGGCGAAATCATTCACAGTGACGAAAAGCAAAGACAAGGGGATTTTGCTATCAATGCGGACATTGTTGGAGAATACGAATTCTGCTTTGCTAATGGCATGTCCACATTTGCTGAAAAAgttgttgattttgaaattcaattcaaggATGAAAACGCTGAATACAGAGCTGACATGCCAGATCAACCAAATGCCAAGCCACTTGCTCACGTCGAAAGCATGCAAACAACTGTTGACAACATTGATCAACAATTGGACGGTCTTTTAAGAACTTTGCAATACTACAAGACTAGAAATAACAGAAACCAAGCTACTGTTAAATCCACTGAATCAAGAATCTATTACTTCTCTATATTCGAAGTATTATTAATGGTAGGAATGGCCTTCTTGCAAATCACAGTTGTTCAATTGTTTTTCAAGGGTTCTAGAAAACAATTGGTCTAAGTGCAATATAATTCGGTATACGATTCACAGCTGTCGAGCCGTTATTTGGTTCATGTATATGCCTATGTATATCCaatcatataaataaaagTAACTTCATATTAAAATGCTTCTCCCTTGTATCTACGCAGTGCACTACCGTATTGATCAGAATAATTGATGCAAAcctattttattgaattatttaatattatacaaaatGTCTAATTGAGAAACTGAACAATCTATTGGCCAATTGGACAATTTCTTAAGTATTCAGCCTTGTTCTTTAATACTCTAACCgacttgaagaagatttcttCTGGTGACATGGCACCGGTAGATTCAacattgaaaatgaaatgatCTCTCTTTCTACCTAATTTGACCTTACCATTGAACTCTTCGTGTCTTAAGACTTCTCTTGATACCGTGTCTTTTCTTGAGTCCTTGACAACGGCCTCACCGTTCTTGTTGATATCAATGACCCCTGATGGGAAACACTTTTGGAAACGCTTTCCGGATTCGCCCTTGATTGGTTCAGTTATGGTAATAACTGGCATCAATCTGTATGATGCAGTAGCTACTGGTGAGAATTTAGCATGATCACTTCCAACACCTAATATACAATGAGCCCTTAAGgaaatttcttgatttggTCTTAACTTGGCCAACAAAATATCCGGGTCAGCTGCAACAACAGGattattcttgaaaatcTCAAGTTGACGACCTTGTGGTTCAAACTTCAAGTCTTTGGCATAAACGTGGGAATTTCTGTATAACTCTTTTGGATCAGTAGAACCTTGAGGTGGATGTGGGTTCTTGGTACAACTGACATCTAACGACATAACAATAGTATTCTCATCGGTAAAACGGTCTTTCTCATCCTGAGCTGTGTCAATCCAAGTAAGAGTGTCTGGGTCTACCTTTAATGGAATTAATCCAATTCTGTGTGCTAATACTTCATCTTGGATGACTGACGTATTGTTGAAAACATAAACCGTTTCAGCAGCAACAGAAGGTACTTCTGAAATCATAATACGACGAAAAGCATTTGCAATTGAAGTATCTATGTGGATTAAGTCAAAAGTTGACGATCTTTCAGAGAGATGTGAAATGTTAATCTCGAACGAATCTTTAAACTTTTCTATATCCCAAGCAAAGTCACCATTGGAGCTGTGACCTGGAAAATCAGTAGAGGACGTATTGGTAACCCTGTTATATTCAATACcaacaatattatcagACATCTTCAATCTTATACTTTGAATATAGGCAATTAAGCTTCAAACAAATGGTACTGATTTGTAAAGGCATCGAGGTAAATTTTTTTCCtccaaattttgaaaaatccTGAGAGATCACGTGAGAGAGGTTTTTGGTTACTCTATGCTATAGATGAATGCAAATGGTGTTTATAGGTAATCTAAATGCTCTAATGGCAACATATGTAGTTATATCTTGTTGTTAGTGTTACACGAATGATCCAGGCATAGGCTGTTGTGGAGTCGGCTGGGGTGCTTGCTCAGGTGCTTGTTCCGAAAACGTGGAGGCCTGTATTTGAAATCGCTCTTTGAACATCATGACTTTACGGATGTTCCCTAGAACGTCAATGGTTAGAAGCTGCACGTTTCCATTATATCCATCGCCTTCTAACTCGCTGTCGTCGATACTGTCAATAGTATTCTCTGTACGTGTATGTGGATGCTGTATCTCGAGTACTTTGGAGTCATCCGTCATACACATCAAACTGTGGTAGACCACTTGGACAACGAAGATACCAATATCAAGCAAAATTAGCTCTAAAGTGGAGTATGGCGCCCTTTCTCCAATAAACTGAATCGTCATTCCACCATGCAAGAACCCGTTAGATGCATCTGAACCTTGGTAGCTCCCGAATAGCAAATGCATGAGCaaacaaaatgaattcGCCGAAAATATTCCGATAAGTAGAAACTTGGTCAATGCCTTTTTGCTTTCTTCTGATATTGATACCCTCATGCTTGGAGTGGGATATGGGTTTGAAATCGAATACTGTGTGAATGCCCTGATCCCCAATCGCAACATCGACAAATCCCGCAAATAAACAATTCCTAGTAATATGAACCCCAAAAACTTCACCGACGAACGTAGATCTTGAAGAAAGTACTTTTTGCGCTTATATAGCACTGAAGCATTATTTATGATTGTTTGTTCGTCTGTAGGAAACCTTTGCGATTGAAAATCTCGTAGTTGgttttctatatttatatttgacaTGATTTTAAAGGTCGTAACTAGGATGGCACAGTTAAATGGATATAGCAAATGTATAGtattaaattgatttggaatGAGTAATATAAACGAAGTCTGTAAGTGTAACACTATTATCAAAAGGTGGCTACAATTTGAGACCTCAATCTCGTGACTATATATAGACCAAATATCAACTACTATCAAGAACATTATTGAAGGTTACTTCGAATtgtgttattattataggCTATAAAGGCTTCTACAATGCAAAGCTATCACCAAAAGTATCAGTGATTATGGTAGAAGGTTCCAATTCTAGTGACAATCAACATTccataatcaattttgatcATGGAGAAACCCAACCCCAAATAGATGGTAAAACACCGTTATCGCCTTCGTCAACTCTTCAATCGCCTAGTACTTCTCATATTAACCTTTCCGATGAAAtcataaatcaaatgatgTTGGAATATCTTCGAGGAAAAGGCTATGACCAAGAACCAACAATTATAAGGTTAAACAACAATAGGCCTAATATTTACTCTTCACCTTTGTAGAGATATATCTTACATTTACATCAACATTTATTATTACCTTCGTAGAATAGACTATAAAAATCGTATTCAAGTAGCATATTTTTGTTCCATTTCAATAATACTTGCAGCCACTTGTTGCACCATGACATTGACTTGGTCTTGTGTGATATCGTAAGAAGGTGCAATTAAAATGTGGTCTCCAGATAGCCCATCAATGGTTCCAAATCCCGGGTAGATAGCTAATCCGTTCACCAAAGCGTTATGTTGGATTTTCTGACCAATACGGATGCGAGGGTCTATAGCTTCCTTCGTCAGTTTATCTTTCACGAACTCCACGCCCCAGAACAACCCACGACCACGAATATTTCCTACGATTTTAATatccttcaattctttcacAAGTGCCTGGCCAAGATACTCGCCCATTACCTTTACATTTTGAAGCAAATTATCTCtttgtataattttttgtaCCGCAATGCCAGCTGCACATGATAATGGGTAGCATTGGAATGTGTGTCCATTGTTAAAGGAAGCAGAACCATTCAGAAGCACATCTACAACCTTTTGGTTCATAAACACTGCTGAGAGTGGTGAATAGCCTCCGCCAAGTGCCTTACCACTTGTAGTTATATCAGGTACAAAGTCCTCCTGTTCCCAAGCAAAAAAAGTTCCTGTTCTTCCAGAACCACACATAATCTCATCAGTAATTAGAAGAACATCATACTTCTCACAGATTTTCTGAATTGCTTTAAAATAGCCTTTTGGAGCTGTAAGGCAGCCAGTGGTTGCGCCCACGATTGTCTCCGCAAAGAACCCTGCAATATTGTCAGGTCCAACTTCCAAAATCTTCGCTTCCAATTCATTAGCAAGTCTTTCTACATATTCACCGGTTGTCTCGTCGTTTTTCTTCCATCTGTATTCATTTGCTTCACTCACCTTGTGAAATTTATCACTAACCAAGTTCTCAAATGGCTTTCTTCTCAACACATGGCCCGATAAAGACATACCAGCTAAACAGTTACCATGGTATGATTGTTTCCGAGAAATGAATTGAGTTTTAGAAGTTTTCCCTTGTTCGTAAAAATATTGTACTGCAACCTTAACTGCAGCCTCATTTGCTTCGCTACCGGAATTCACGAAGTATACTTTAGCAATCTTTCCActataattctttaacaAGATGTTAGCTAACTCCTCAGCCACAGGAGTTGTATATTCAAAGGTGTGCACGTATGACACTACGGATAACTGCTTTGAAACTGCCTCTATGACTTCAGAATTACCATGACCAACAGCAATAACTGCTGCTCCTCCGCACCCGTCAAACACTTTCTGGCCGTtctgaagaaatatatagGAACCCTTAGCATTATTTACAACGTCCGGTTCCTCTCTTAATGATCTATGCATAAGATGCGAGTTTGAAAGATCTTCAACTTTTGCCATCTTACCTCAATTCTGgttaaattcaaaaatactCGAGTTAGGTATCgacatatttttcatttatatactCTGCAAGAACTGCTCCATGACTCACGGATACCTCACTTGAAACTATCCTGTAATATGCTTTAAGTAATTGCGCTAACAAACCGAACGGCATTTAACAATGCATCGGTTATGTGAACAAGTGGAGAAAGTATGTGTCTCCATTTCCCAAAGTAACTCAACAGATCACCATATTATCACCATACCTTGTTGCGAAAACCGGTAAACTACGAATAGGAATAAATTCACAATCTTTTATatgaaaattaatatatatatatacatgtATATAGACGAttgattattaatatacTAATAGCTCAGAACTATTGcttatttcttaattttgatGGACTGAACTAAATCACCACCTAATAATGtaatttgattgaaaatagCATCCTTATTGACAATaacatcttctttttgatCTTCAACAGGCTTGACATTGATTCCCAAATTAGCTCTAAATTTCTTCTTAGATATGCTGTTTGGAACAAATATCCCACTAATAACATTCGACCCATCTTCATTTAAGCCAGTAAACTTTCTGGTAGAAAAAAGAATAACGTTACCGAACTTTCTGTTAAGATCATCAACATATGCTTGAACTAAATCATATTTAGTAGTGACATCATCTGGAAAGGAAGTTTCAGTTCCTACCAAATTCTTGAACGTATTTGACGGTAAAATACCTGACGAAGTAGTCAAATTGTTGGTTTTGACTTTGACAACGAAATCATAATCTTTTAAGGCAGGAGTAAAAAGCAtgtcaatatttgaatccGAAAATCCTTCGGTCTTGAGTAACAGAATAGCAACACGGGCTAATCCTGTTAATCTACTAGCTATAGGTAAAGTCAAATTATTCGACCATAAAATACCAGATGGATCATCCTTTGAGCCAATGAATAACTGCGTCCTGATCCCCGATGGATCAGTCTTTCTTATCTTTTCGAAATTTTGTTCGATTACTTGATGTGCTTGTATGGACAATCTATCACTTAATCTTATTGTCAACTCTTCTTCCACGTCATTAGAGCTTTTTGCCAAGTCCAATATTAAGGAATCTTCTTTCCAGTTCCAGGTGGAtaagaaattcaaaatctgcAAAAATCCATTACCTACGGAGTGTGGTACAGAATAAGGAGCAGGATCAACGAAAGGCTTCAATGCAATCAACTCTATAAGTTCATCTGTAAAATGATGCATTAACAATTGTGAATCTAACCACTGTTTAAATAACCTTACCGTTGGTGAATAAAATGGGAAATGGTGAGCTAAAGTACTCACGGTTCTTGTGTGTTTGACAACACCTAAATATTTCAGGTTAAATTCCAAGTACACATCTTGTAACAAAGCCTTTTGTTTGTCAGCATTATTAACAGCTCTTAAATATAAGACTTCATCTCTTTCAGTAAGCACTCTTATTCTGAAACCATATCCTTCAGGtgtcaaaatattcaaaaggCTTATCGATTCATTAAACAGAATTGAATCATCTCTGGTTATAAACGACTTATATGCGGtttcttgatttaatatttcaagaattttcaataaaaaggCGGTCTTCGTATTTTCCAAAGCACTGATTTCATCGGGCCATCTAGTCGAT
Proteins encoded:
- a CDS encoding DEHA2C05632p (similar to uniprot|Q12403 Saccharomyces cerevisiae YDL018C ERP3 Protein); translation: MQFAIIAAFFATIQLIAGSALTFTLGAQEKACFYVFTEKPRTPISYYFAVQSGGSFDVDYTIKNPRGEIIHSDEKQRQGDFAINADIVGEYEFCFANGMSTFAEKVVDFEIQFKDENAEYRADMPDQPNAKPLAHVESMQTTVDNIDQQLDGLLRTLQYYKTRNNRNQATVKSTESRIYYFSIFEVLLMVGMAFLQITVVQLFFKGSRKQLV
- a CDS encoding DEHA2C05654p (highly similar to uniprot|P07703 Saccharomyces cerevisiae YPR110c RPC40 RNA polymerase subunit), translating into MSDNIVGIEYNRVTNTSSTDFPGHSSNGDFAWDIEKFKDSFEINISHLSERSSTFDLIHIDTSIANAFRRIMISEVPSVAAETVYVFNNTSVIQDEVLAHRIGLIPLKVDPDTLTWIDTAQDEKDRFTDENTIVMSLDVSCTKNPHPPQGSTDPKELYRNSHVYAKDLKFEPQGRQLEIFKNNPVVAADPDILLAKLRPNQEISLRAHCILGVGSDHAKFSPVATASYRLMPVITITEPIKGESGKRFQKCFPSGVIDINKNGEAVVKDSRKDTVSREVLRHEEFNGKVKLGRKRDHFIFNVESTGAMSPEEIFFKSVRVLKNKAEYLRNCPIGQ
- a CDS encoding DEHA2C05676p (similar to CA3490|IPF3192 Candida albicans) translates to MFLIVVDIWSIYSHEIEVSNCSHLLIIVLHLQTSFILLIPNQFNTIHLLYPFNCAILVTTFKIMSNINIENQLRDFQSQRFPTDEQTIINNASVLYKRKKYFLQDLRSSVKFLGFILLGIVYLRDLSMLRLGIRAFTQYSISNPYPTPSMRVSISEESKKALTKFLLIGIFSANSFCLLMHLLFGSYQGSDASNGFLHGGMTIQFIGERAPYSTLELILLDIGIFVVQVVYHSLMCMTDDSKVLEIQHPHTRTENTIDSIDDSELEGDGYNGNVQLLTIDVLGNIRKVMMFKERFQIQASTFSEQAPEQAPQPTPQQPMPGSFV
- a CDS encoding DEHA2C05698p (no similarity) yields the protein MVEGSNSSDNQHSIINFDHGETQPQIDGKTPLSPSSTLQSPSTSHINLSDEIINQMMLEYLRGKGYDQEPTIIRLNNNRPNIYSSPL
- a CDS encoding DEHA2C05720p (weakly similar to uniprot|P18544 Saccharomyces cerevisiae YOL140W ARG8 Acetylornithine aminotransferase), encoding MAKVEDLSNSHLMHRSLREEPDVVNNAKGSYIFLQNGQKVFDGCGGAAVIAVGHGNSEVIEAVSKQLSVVSYVHTFEYTTPVAEELANILLKNYSGKIAKVYFVNSGSEANEAAVKVAVQYFYEQGKTSKTQFISRKQSYHGNCLAGMSLSGHVLRRKPFENLVSDKFHKVSEANEYRWKKNDETTGEYVERLANELEAKILEVGPDNIAGFFAETIVGATTGCLTAPKGYFKAIQKICEKYDVLLITDEIMCGSGRTGTFFAWEQEDFVPDITTSGKALGGGYSPLSAVFMNQKVVDVLSNGSASFNNGHTFQCYPLSCAAGIAVQKIIQRDNLLQNVKVMGEYLGQALVKELKDIKIVGNIRGRGLFWGVEFVKDKSTKEAIDPRIRIGQKIQHNALVNGLAIYPGFGTIDGLSGDHILIAPSYDITQDQVNVMVQQVAASIIEMEQKYAT